In a single window of the Acipenser ruthenus chromosome 20, fAciRut3.2 maternal haplotype, whole genome shotgun sequence genome:
- the LOC117425719 gene encoding 45 kDa calcium-binding protein, protein MILGKALLIKLGSVYLALLLIFLMMDVNARPANMSAHKDKSPNSKEENEILPPDHLNGLKMEMDGHLNKDFHQEVFLGKELEEFEEDSEPRRNRKKLKDIFSKVDINKDKSVSAKEMQRWIMEKTEEHFQEAVKENKLNFRAVDPDGDGHVAWDEYRVKFLASKGFNEKEVAEKIKNNEELKIDEETQEVLENLKDRWFQADNPPADQLLNEEEFLSFLHPEHSRGMLKFMVKEIVRDLDQDGDKKLTLSEFISLPVGTVENQQAQDIDDDWVRERRKEFQEVIDANHDGIVTEDELEEYMDPMNEYNALNEAKQMIAVADENQNHNLELEEILKYSEYFTGSKLMDYARNVHEEF, encoded by the exons ATGATCTTAGGAAAAGCACTGCTTATCAAGCTGGGCTCAGTGTACCTGGCCCTGCTGTTAATCTTTCTGATGATGGACGTCAACGCAAGGCCAGCCAATATGTCGGCTCATAAAGACAAATCCCCCAACAGCAAGGAGGAGAATGAGATCCTGCCTCCGGACCACTTGAATGGGCTGAAGATGGAGATGGACGGGCACCTCAATAAAGATTTCCACCAGGAAGTCTTTCTTGGTAAAGAGTTGGAGGAATTTGAAGAGGATTCAGAGCCCAGGAGAAACAGGAAGAAACTGAAAGACATTTTCTCCAA GGTGGATATCAATAAGGATAAGAGTGTCAGTGCTAAGGAGATGCAGCGATGGATCATGGAGAAGACTGAGGAGCATTTCCAGGAGGCGGTGAAGGAGAACAAACTGAACTTTAGAGCTGTTGACCCTGATGGTGATG GCCATGTTGCCTGGGATGAATATCGGGTGAAGTTTTTGGCGAGCAAAGGATTCAACGAGAAGGAGGTTGCAGAAAAGATAAAAAACAACGAAGAGCTGAAAATTGATGAAGAAA CCCAGGAGGTTCTGGAGAACTTGAAGGACCGCTGGTTTCAGGCAGATAACCCTCCTGCTGACCAGCTGCTGAACGAGGAGGAGTTCCTGTCATTCCTGCATCCCGAGCACAGCCGCGGCATGCTGAAGTTCATGGTGAAGGAGATTGTCCGGGACTTGG ATCAAGATGGAGACAAAAAATTGACCCTTTCAGAGTTCATTTCACTGCCTGTGGGCACAGTGGAGAACCAGCAGGCCCAGGATATTGATGATGACTGGGTCCGGGAGAGGAGGAAGGAATTTCAGGAAGTCATTGATGCTAACCATGATGGGATTGTCACAGAGGACGAATTGGAG GAATACATGGACCCGATGAATGAATACAATGCCCTGAACGAAGCAAAGCAAATGATTGCAGTTGCTGACGAGAATCAAAACCATAACCTGGAGCTGGAGGAGATCCTGAAATACAGTGAATACTTCACTGGGAGCAAGCTGATGGACTACGCTCGCAACGTGCATGAGGAGTTCTAA